A DNA window from Halichondria panicea chromosome 16, odHalPani1.1, whole genome shotgun sequence contains the following coding sequences:
- the LOC135350690 gene encoding mitochondrial ornithine transporter 1-like yields the protein MSGIGDTVSGGLGGLACVLIGQPLDTIKVKMQTYPAMYTSTLQALKTTLLEERFRGFYAGSSPAVISNIAENAVLFMCYNKCLSLVQWIGGNEELSITQKASAGSLASVFSSVAITPPDQIKCKMQAYVQTLQTKHPNTSVEEILAKNRVNMWMIIKQIVREDGVTGLFRGLTSTWAREVPGYFFFFGGYHFSRKMLTPQGQDPNDLSVPRLVLAGGIAGCGYWTSVFPTDTVKSRIQVRGEYSNSFWKTLTTIVRTEGVLTLYKGLTPMIVRSFPANGALFVTYEYSRKLFQSETST from the exons ATGAGTGGTATAGGAGACACCGTGTCAGGCGGGCTCGGTGGCCTTGCCTGTGTGTTAATAGGTCAGCCATTGGACACTATCAAAGTGAAAATGCAGACTTATCCTGCGATGTACACGTCGACATTGCAAGCACTGAAAACAACTCTACTAGAAGAAAGGTTTCGAGGTTTCTATGCTGGCTCGTCTCCTGCTGTGATCTCCAATATTGCAGAGAATGCCGTCTTGTTTATGTGCTACAACAAGTGTCTGAGTTTGGTGCAGTGGATAGGAGGAAACGAGGAATTGAGTATCACACAGAAGGCCAGTGCAGGAAGCCTAGCGAGTGTGTTCTCATCCGTAGCAATTACTCCACCCGATCAGATCAAGTGCAAGATGCAAGCCTACGTACAGACGCTTCAAACAAAACATCCAAACACTTCAGTTGAGGAGATCCTAGCAAAGAATAG AGTGAACATGTGGATGATTATAAAACAGATAGTTCGTGAGGACGGTGTAACTGGACTGTTTAGAGGATTGACTAGTACTTGGGCGAGGGAGGTTCCTGGCTACTTCTTCTTCTTTGGAGGATATCATTTCAGTCGGAAAATGTTAACTCCCCAAGGGCAGGACCCCAACGATCTCA gtGTACCACGACTGGTGTTGGCAGGAGGGATAGCTGGGTGTGGTTACTGGACCTCAGTGTTTCCCACTGATACGGTCAAGTCAAGAATACAG GTGAGAGGGGAGTACAGCAACTCGTTCTGGAAGACACTTACAACCATTGTTAGGACTGAAg GTGTGTTGACACTGTACAAGGGACTAACTCCCATGATCGTTCGGTCCTTCCCAGCAAATGGAGCTCTGTTTGTTACATACGAATATAGTAGGAAACTGTTTCAATCAGAAACAtctacttaa
- the LOC135350677 gene encoding kinesin-like protein klp-20, which yields MTGPETTISHGDKETSFTFDHSYFHGTKSSEVYSDLGQPLLEKALEGYNATIFAYGQTGSGKTYCMTGTEEERGIIPLMNKALFDHIESASPTKKFLVTVSYLEIYQEVIHDLLNPHGKDMKVRQHPQFGVYVEGLAELVVRSGKDIEQLQLQGNRVRKVAATEMNQRSSRSHSVFMLSIKQRGEGDGDGELKAKVNLVDLAGSERAESTGAQGHTLKEGAAINKSLSALGNVINALADLRKKGQHIPYRDSKLTRILEESLGGNCLTVMLAMVSPADYNYAETFSTLQFANRAKNITNVSRKNEDENTRLIRTLREEISQLRDDLVQEVGPGGVVSTVSSKEVTRLEEMISDLQVAKQQTWEEKERLSRMYEDERKNNLANKGILELVMDTLKKEQQEAQERLRVLYEERDGLTASYKDKKKHVDELKEQLQQKINDYSKLSESGELNDSVQQTQLADIHSLKDQLKAENDSLKSVKQTLKDLQEKIKSEKEDTRVQSSLLRSNIELREMIQADERRKIEGENAAILRDNLETLKLEIEQEKAELKLKVSQGANYKLEESVTMETELIELRAQKHMTALQVETLEQEKRQLSIDLEEAYRRHKEDMEMQQMHHFQVFRAYRECFDEQKIVIEQRFRQLLEEAIQDAVYLSMENSQLKASSQNIRQEMSLYKDTVTRAGLTTPKTQYN from the exons ATGACTGGACCGGAGACCACCATCTCCCACGGCGATAAGGAGACCTCCTTCACCTTTGATCACAGCTACTTCCATGGGACAAAATCT AGTGAAGTGTACAGTGATCTGGGACAGCCTCTGTTGGAAAAGGCACTGGAGGGCTACAATGCAACCATCTTTGCATATGGACAG ACAGGCTCTGGTAAGACATACTGTATGACTGGCACGGAGGAGGAGAGAGGAATCATTCCCTTG ATGAACAAGGCATTGTTCGATCACATTGAATCTGCCTCTCCCACCAAGAAGTTTCTGGTCACTGTTTCCTACCTTGAG ATCTATCAGGAGGTCATTCATGACTTACTCAATCCTCACGGCAAAGATATGAAAGTTCGACAGCATCCACAGTTTGGAGT TTACGTGGAGGGTCTAGCTGAGCTGGTGGTGAGGAGCGGGAAGGACATCGAGCAATTGCAGCTGCAGGGAAATAGAGTCAGAAAGGTTGCTGCCACGGAGATGAACCAGAGAAGCTCTAG GTCTCACAGTGTCTTCATGCTGTCGATTAAGCAGCGAGGGGAGGGGGACGGGGACGGGGAACTTAAGGCTAAGGTGAActtggtggacctggctgggtCGGAGAGGGCAGAGTCCACTGGAGCACAAGGACACACCCTCAAGGAAGGGGCAGCCATCAACAAGAG TTTGAGTGCACTTGGCAATGTCATCAATGCACTGGCAGACCTTCGCAAGAAAGGACAACATATTCCGTATAGGGATTCTAAACTAACCAGGATTCTTGAG GAGTCTCTTGGTGGAAACTGCCTCACGGTCATGCTGGCAATGGTGTCACCTGCAG ACTACAATTATGCTGAGACTTTTTCAACGCTCCAATTCGCCAATAGAGCTAAAAATATCACAAATGTCTCAAGGAAGAACGag GATGAGAATACTCGTCTCATTCGAACCCTTCGTGAAGAGATCAGCCAGCTACGAGATGACCTGGTTCAGGAGGTGGGGCCAGGGGGAGTGGTATCCACTGTGTCATCAAAGGAAGTGACCCGGCTTGAAGAGATGATTTCTGACCTCCAAGTTGCAAAACAACAGACATGGGAAGAGAAAGAGAGACTGTCCCGAATGTATGAAGATGAGAGAAAAAATAACCTCGCTAATAAG GGCATTCTGGAACTGGTGATGGATACTCTGAAGAAGGAGCAGCAGGAGGCCCAGGAGAGACTGAGAGTGCTTTATGAGGAGAGGGACGGGCTCACTGCCAGCTACAAGGACAAAAAGAAACACGTAGATGAGCTCAAAGAACAGCTGCAGCAGAAAATCAACGACTACTCTAAACTCTCAGAAAGTG GAGAGCTGAACGATTCTGTGCAGCAGACTCAGCTGGCTGATATCCACTCACTCAAAGACCAGCTCAAAGCTGAGAACGATTCACTCAAGTCCGTCAAACAGACGCTCAAGGATCTCCAGGAGAAGATAAAGTCCGAGAAAGAAGACACCCGAGTCCAGTCCTCACTGTTACGAAGCAACATTGAGCTGAGGGAGATGATACAGGCTGATGAGAGGAGAAAGATAGAGGGGGAAAATGCAGCCATACTTCGAGACAATCTGGAGACACTCAAGCTCGAGATAGAACAAGAGAAGGCTGAGCTCAAG TTAAAGGTGTCTCAAGGAGCTAACTATAAACTGGAAGAGTCTGTCACAATGGAGACTGAATTGATAGAACTGCGTGCTCAGAAGCATATGACTGCCCTGCAG GTTGAGACCCTGGAGCAGGAGAAGAGGCAGCTGTCAATCGACCTGGAGGAAGCGTACAGGAGACACAAGGAGGACATGgaaatgcaacagatgcaccACTTTCAG GTGTTCAGGGCTTATAGGGAGTGCTTTGATGAGCAGAAGATTGTCATAGAGCAGCGATTTCGCCAGCTGTTGGAAGAAGCCATCCAGGATGCTGTTTACCTCTCCATGGAGAACTCACAACTCAAGGCTTCCTCACAGAACATAAGGCAAG AAATGTCACTGTATAAAGACACAGTTACAAGAGCTGGTCTGACCACACCCAAGACTCAATACAACTGA
- the LOC135350669 gene encoding uncharacterized protein LOC135350669 produces the protein MTKQKQLSLNSLHRRTEMAAEMEDAVTFLQRVSDQYSDVTSLLSTPQLLALDMNPKEPFQNDNVNENFVKLVEGYFVSKHAIYSAKGNLQMALMEPKNKGDDINTKKQELVIEVMRMIESRIKIIWESKLKLTEEADGEQSLPRVIRLCRRLSLTDKESMVMLYTIVCQMSETRSINLRGAFANAQLFGSSTLNVCKACDLSISDMINFLSEDREHMKQGIFLDVQQSYILHSTITFDEVTCKALIGAPLSDNEFLKIEQTHLADLIAAEVGSSHFRTKDIAEGGSQPTETTEPLPHVISPTTQDSPPAADSNEQEPPPLEDPPKPAAHGIGDLEDLLRVEREKEKDVVVDKDASVTEEDISSLTPYKTDLEYLDDHFQLVAQRIKVKSMDARMDMEAQYGEEIRDTRTIRQKREAESKAKVIESRCAKRLALTTKSGSWMPRLERMVKSRNLVQFEKNVLLSLIGFVIQPNKISTFEGMASYGGNNASFTVGELLRLFCSSLKDQIKHRMFFYKTGTLVREGMIMVHNSGLTGDPTTAKVEIDRRMLDFCVGLDTEFSEMVEGSHLYYPKTKFDQVVLSKEQKSLILNTVSNFESFKRCRKNMGLDDAITYGAGMVLLFYGPPGTGKTMMANALANKLGKKVLLINFPSLGSMSAGDNFKFIFREAKINDAILFFDECEAIFESRDKGGHDVNLLLTEIERHDGLIVMATNRPYDLDEAMHRRIMIAIEFQQPDHILRKAIWENHIPGQMELADDVDMGELSLRFELTGGFIKNAVLSALSIAVSRDGDSPVVSQSDLLQGANLQLRGRLRMKDFHRRIVPKNGLDKVIVTDRLAQNLDEIVQFEKARSVLFGQWGFAANDQQGITVLLHGPPGTGKTLAAEALGYEVGKPLKVVNCGELLSKWVGESSKNIDAIFEEARHSDAILVFDEAEGLFGARTTMSTSTDRYANVDVGVLLYQIERFPGIIILTTNLIENIDKAFFRRLRFVLEFEIPPTKLRTEIWKLLIPKETPLDDDIDFERLGRFEMSGGNIKSAVFRAASRAALRKKEDRRVKMTDLEDSAEEEVGKSSTRTSFRRQDSDTARMYN, from the exons ATGACCAAGCAAAAACAACTCTCTCTGAACTCATTGCATAGAAGAACAGAAATGGCTGCTGAAATGGAGGATGCTGTAACGTTCTTGCAGAGGGTCAGTGACCAGTACTCTGATGTAACCTCTCTGCTCAGCACCCCCCAGCTCTTGGCTCTGGACATGAACCCCAAGGAGCCCTTCCAAAATGACAAT GTGAATGAGAACTTTGTGAAACTGGTTGAGGGATACTTTGTGTCAAAGCATGCTATCTACAGTGCAAAGGGGAATCTACAAATGGCTCTAATGGAGCCCAAGAATAAAGGAGATGacattaacacaaagaagcAAGAGCTGGTTATTGAAGTCATGagaatg ATTGAATCCCGGATCAAGATTATTTGGGAGTCCAAGCTCAAGCTGACAGAGGAGGCCGATGGTGAGCAGTCTCTGCCTAGAGTCATCCGCCTCTGTCGCAGGCTCAGTCTCACTGACAAGGAATCCATGGTGATGCTCTACACCATTGTCTGCCAGATGTCTGAAACCAGGTCAATCAATCTAAG AGGCGCCTTTGCTAACGCGCAACTGTTTGGCAGCTCTACACTGAACGTGTGCAAAGCTTGTGATTTATCCATCTCTGACATGATCAACTTTCTGAGTGAGGACAGAGAACATATGAAGCAGGGCATCTTCCTGGATGTACAGCAGAGCTACATACTGCACTCGACCATTACCTTTGATGAG GTGACATGTAAGGCTCTCATTGGAGCTCCTCTCTCAGACAACGAGTTCTTAAAGATTGAGCAGACCCACTTGGCTGACCTCATCGCTGCTGAGGTGGGAAGCTCCCACTTTAGGACAAAGGACATCGCCGAGGGTGGATCCCAA CCCACAGAGACGACCGAACCGTTGCCCCATGTGATCTCTCCCACCACTCAAGACTCCCCTCCAGCAGCAGACTCTAATGAACAAGAGCCACCTCCACTTGAAGATCCTCCTAAGCCA GCTGCCCATGGCATTGGTGATCTTGAAGATCTGTTGCGGGTGGAGAGGGAGAAAGAGAAGGACGTTGTTGTGGACAAAGATGCTAGTGTG ACGGAGGAAGATATCTCTTCACTAACCCCATACAAGACCGACTTGGAATACTTAGATGACCATTTCCAG CTGGTTGCTCAGAGGATAAAGGTCAAGTCCATGGATGCTCGGATGGACATGGAGGCTCAGTATGGAGAGGAGATCAGGGACACTCGCACCATCAGGCAAAAG agagAGGCAGAGAGCAAGGCCAAGGTGATAGAGAGCAGGTGTGCCAAGAGATTAGCT CTAACTACGAAGTCTGGCTCATGGATGCCTCGTCTCGAGAGAATGGTGAAGTCACGAAACttggttcagtttgagaagaACGTGCTCTTGTCTCTCATCGGTTTCGTCATTCAGCCAAACAAG ATCTCCACATTTGAGGGTATGGCTTCGTACGGAGGTAACAACGCCAGCTTCACTGTGGGGGAGCTGCTGCGACTTTTTTGCTCCTCCCTCAAGGACCAAATTAAACACAGGATGTTCTTCTACAAGACGGGCACTCTCGTCAG AGAGGGCATGATCATGGTGCACAACTCTGGACTGACGGGGGACCCCACCACGGCCAAGGTGGAGATTGACAGGAGGATGCTCGACTTTTGTGTCGGACTAGACACTGAGTTCTCTGAAATGGTGGAGGGATCTCATCTCTACTACCCCAAGACCAAGTTTGACcag GTTGTCTTGAGTAAGGAGCAAAAGAGTTTGATTCTAAACACAGTGAGCAACTTTGAGTCGTTCAAGCGTTGTCGTAAGAACATGGGTCTGGACGATGCCATCACGTATGGTGCTGGGATGGTGTTGTTGTTCTATGGTCCCCCAGGCACTGGCAAGACCATGATGGCCAACGCTCTGGCTAACAAACTGGGGAAGAAG GTATTGCTGATCAACTTTCCCTCATTGGGCAGTATGAGTGCTGGAGATAACTTCAAGTTTATCTTTAGAGAGGCCAAGATCAACGACGCCATCTTGTTCTTTGACGAGTGTGAGGCCATCTTTGAGAGTAGAGACAAAGGCGGCCACGACGTTAACCTCCTGCTCACAGAGATAGAGAG ACATGATGGCCTCATCGTAATGGCCACCAATCGGCCGTATGATCTTGACGAGGCCATGCATCGTCGCATCATGATTGCTATAGAGTTCCAGCAGCCTGACCACATCCTCCGCAAGGCCATCTGGGAGAACCACATCCCAGGGCAGATGGAACTGGCAGACGATGTTGATATG GGAGAGCTGTCGCTAAGGTTTGAGCTGACAGGAGGGTTCATCAAGAACGCTGTGTTGTCGGCCCTCTCCATAGCCGTGTCTCGAGATGGTGACTCTCCAGTAGTTAGTCAGAGTGACCTGTTGCAGGGGGCCAACCTCCAGCTGAGAGGAAGGCTCAGGATGAAG GACTTCCATCGTCGTATAGTTCCCAAGAATGGCCTTGACAAAGTGATAGTTACCGACCGCCTTGCTCAGAACCTGGACGAGATTGTGCAGTTTGAGAAAGCAAG GTCAGTTCTGTTTGGTCAGTGGGGTTTTGCGGCCAACGATCAGCAGGGGATCACCGTGCTCCTCCACGGACCCCCTGGCACTGGGAAGACTCTTGCTGCTGAAGCTCTTGGCTACGAGGTTGGAAAACCACTAAAG GTGGTCAACTGTGGGGAGCTGCTTAGCAAGTGGGTGGGAGAAAGCTCCAAGAACATTGACGCCATCTTTGAGGAGGCTCGTCACTCTGATGCTATCTTAGTGTTTGACGAGGCAGAAGGTCTCTTCGGAGCTCGCACCACAATGAG CACGTCAACGGACCGGTATGCCAATGTGGACGTGGGAGTGCTGCTCTATCAAATTGAGAGGTTCCCAGGAATCATCATCCTCACCACCAACCTCATTGAGAACATTGACAAGGCGTTCTTTAGGAGGCTCAGATTTGTGCTTGAGTTTGAGATCCCTCCAACCAAGTTGCGCACTGAGATTTGGAAG CTGCTGATCCCTAAGGAGACGCCACTCGATGACGACATTGATTTTGAGCGTCTTGGGAGGTTTGAGATGAGTGGGGGCAATATCAAAAGTGCTGTGTTTCGAGCGGCCTCTCGTGCAGCCCTCAGGAAGAAGGAGGACCGTCGGGTGAAGATGACGGACCTGGAGGACTCGGCAGAAGAGGAGGTGGGCAAATCCTCCACTAGGACCAGTTTCAGACGACAAGATTCGGACACGGCACGGATGTATAACTGA
- the LOC135350672 gene encoding rho GTPase-activating protein Graf-like, producing MGLPPLEYIDCFLDSPNFREIIGLYEKELDENAHHVKALVRECKHMIQATEEFSKVQSSFAQVLGNFKFQTIGEQTEDERMITNSLQTFARLLFTIEDCRHNMLSTISVRLLQTLERFRKEQIQKAKDEKRRFDRSSHNYYEALQKHLSMSTKKKDISEADSTLEREHAGYRQSAFDYVCKLQDVHAQKQYELIEPIIGYISDVSTFLHQAYDSAGSIKPELQAVQFKVQILRDTHLNELEKAYQLKAQVIEEGEAGLVHHPDFLRQGNLFVQDNTKKVTIGTQWHRYFCQFRKKDIGGKKIRQVRFLPIGHQGNLPSQDFMEVRDCVRSKSEDVDRQFCFDLELQSLHGSHKYIVQGTSRDNRKGWLESMEGKEPVYSSLKVLEIGGVNENGIAFVQKCLDLIESRGLDEEGLYRKPGVLSKATKLVKECIEKGKTHSMNMSDEFEWDTKTLASAVKMYLNKQLGEPLFTFVMHHQFIDAAKIPNHEKRVCAIRELIDQLPPLHKELTAIIMWHLHRVAAASDVNLMKASNIGVCFGPTLMRPERESVATIVDIKYQNIIVEVMVDNVEEIFSGDSGSGAGSAPDVPPPPIPAAPSSRKPREFEDSCGYRIPSQIISTPSNPSSRGSRSSVGGITKPLPPPTPVSRTPSSASAGSKGRSPSPEPYEVPLKMLEGDKRRPPPIPPGGMGVPPPVPKNKPLIPETKRRSHTSASQAPEPNHKPMVGAKRHSRIEPPTKPPEDSPPPRAPIRAHKRARSAKALYDCQAEDELELSFKKDEVLYNVTQSEEPDWMQASLASGRQGLVPANYLEIL from the exons ATGGGCCTCCCGCCACTGGAGTACATAGACTGCTTCCTGGACTCTCCAAACTTTAGGGAGATCATCGGTTTGTATGAGAAGGAGCTCGATGAGAATGCTCACCATGTCAAAGCCTTGGTCCGAGAGTGCAAGCATATGATTCAAGCTACAGAGG AGTTCTCAAAGGTGCAATCATCGTTTGCACAAGTCTTGGGCAATTTCAAGTTTCAGACAATTGGAGAACAAACAGAAGATGAGAGAATGATAA CCAACTCCCTCCAGACCTTTGCCAGGCTGCTGTTTACCATTGAGGACTGTCGACACAACATG TTGAGTACCATCTCAGTGAGACTGTTGCAGACTCTGGAGAGATTCAGAAAGGAGCAGATTCAGAAAGCAAAG gaTGAAAAGAGACGTTTTGACCGCTCCTCCCATAACTATTACGAGGCCCTACAGAAGCACCTGAGTATGTCCACAAAGAAGAAGGACATCTCTGAGGCAGACTCCACTCTGGAGAGAGAGCACGCTGGGTACCGACAGTCAGCCTTTGACTATGTGTGCAAGCTACAAGACGTTCATGCTCAGAAGCAGTATGAGCTCATAGAGCCG ATCATTGGCTATATCAGTGATGTGTCCACCTTCCTACATCAAGCCTACGACAGTGCCGGCTCTATCAAACCAGAGCTACAGGCAGTACAGTTCAAAGTTCAAATT CTGAGAGACACACACTTAAACGAGCTAGAGAAGGCCTACCAGCTCAAAGCACAAGTCATTGAG GAAGGGGAGGCGGGGCTAGTCCACCATCCTGACTTCCTACGACAAGGAAACCTCTTCGTGCAAGATAACACAAAGAAAG TGACAATCGGGACCCAGTGGCACAGATACTTCTGTCAGTTCAGGAAGAAAGATATTGGTGGCAAGAAGATTCGTCAAGTCCGGTTCCTACCCATTGGCCATCAGGGAAAC TTACCCTCTCAAGACTTTATGGAGGTTAGAGACTGTGTTCGCTCAAAGTCTGAGGATGTGGACAGACAGTTCTGTTTTGATCTGGAACTACAGTCCCTCCATGGCAG tcacaAGTACATAGTCCAAGGAACGTCTCGTGATAACAGGAAGGGATGGTTGGAGAGCATGGAGGGCAAGGAGCCGGTCTACAGCTCACTTAAAGTCCTGGAGA TAGGCGGTGTTAACGAAAATGGGATAGCATTTGTTCAGAAGTGTCTCGACTTAATAGAGTCAAGAG GTCTAGATGAGGAGGGTCTGTATCGTAAGCCAGGTGTGCTCTCCAAGGCAACCAAGCTGGTCAAGGAGTGTATAGAGAAGGGCAAGacacactccatgaacatgtCTGATGAGTTTGAGTGGGACACTAAGACACTGGCTAGTGCTGTCAAGATGTACCTGAACAAACAGCTGGGAGAGCCTCTCTTCACCTTCGTCATGCATCATCAGTTCATCGATGCTGCAA AGATACCGAACCATGAGAAGAGGGTGTGTGCCATTCGAGAGCTAATTGACCAACTGCCACCCCTTCACAAGGAACTAACAGCTATCATCATGTGGCACCTTCATCG AGTTGCTGCCGCGTCTGACGTCAACCTGATGAAGGCGAGCAACATTGGGGTGTGTTTTGGTCCCACCCTCATGCGGCCGGAGCGAGAGTCCGTGGCAACCATTGTGGACATCAAATACCAGAACATCATCGTTGAGGTCATGGTGGATAATGTGGAGGAA ATCTTCAGCGGTGACTCTGGTAGTGGTGCAGGGTCCGCCCCTGatgtcccccctccccctatcCCTGCAGCCCCCTCGTCCAGGAAGCCTCGGGAGTTTGAGGACTCTTGTGGCTATCGGATCCCCTCACAAATAATCTCCACCCCTAGCAACCCGTCCAGCAG AGGGAGCAGATCATCAGTGGGTGGGATCACTAAACCACTTCCTCCTCCCACCCCTGTCTCTCGTACCCCGAGCTCAGCCAGTGCCGGATCAAAGGGACGGTCCCCCAGTCCTGAGCCATACGAGGTACCACTCAAAATGCTTGAAGGTGACAAGCGTCGACCACCACCTATTCCCCCTGGAGGCATGGGCGTACCGCCCCCTGTACCCAAGAACAAACCACTAATACCAG AAACCAAGAGGCGATCACACACGAGCGCCTCTCAAGCGCCAGAGCCAAACCACAAGCCCATGGTAGGTGCGAAAAGACACTCTCGAATAGAGCCCCCTACCAAGCCCCCTGAAGACTCACCACCACCAAGGGCCCCCAtcagagctcacaagaggGC GCGGAGTGCGAAGGCTCTGTATGACTGTCAAGCAGAGGATGAATTGGAACTGTCTTTCAAGAAGGACGAAGTGTTATACAATG tgACTCAGTCTGAGGAGCCGGATTGGATGCAGGCCAGTCTAGCAAGCGGCAGGCAAGGACTTGTACCAGCAAATTACCTAGAAATTCTCTAG